A region of Faecalibacterium taiwanense DNA encodes the following proteins:
- a CDS encoding deoxyguanosinetriphosphate triphosphohydrolase: MDVRQRTEEIEHMTFAPWATFSDQSRGRMLPEEQDPIRPVFQRDRDRVLHCKAFRRLKQKTQVFLSPEGDLYRTRLTHTLEVSQIARTIARALRLNEDLTEAISLAHDLGHTPFGHAGERALNELCPDGFKHYMQSLRVVDKLEKDGRGLNLTWEVRNGIVTHTKGTWAATPEGRIVHMADQIAYVNHDIEDAVRAGVLDPATLPKDCTAVLGQTKSARITTMINSILANSDGDVKVGAEENEAFLALRDFMYATVYVDKTAKREEQKVDKVIGELYDYYLNHVDRMSNFYIQLAYQEGRERAVTDYISGMSDEFAIRTFEELFVPRKWHVL, translated from the coding sequence CGCGCCGTGGGCTACCTTCAGCGACCAGAGCCGCGGCCGCATGCTGCCGGAAGAGCAGGACCCGATCCGGCCGGTGTTCCAGCGTGACCGTGACCGGGTGCTGCACTGCAAGGCGTTCCGACGGCTCAAACAAAAGACGCAGGTGTTCCTCTCGCCGGAGGGAGACCTGTACCGCACCCGACTGACCCATACGCTGGAGGTCTCGCAGATCGCGCGGACCATTGCCCGCGCCCTGCGGCTGAACGAAGATCTGACCGAAGCGATCAGCCTTGCCCATGATCTGGGCCACACGCCGTTTGGCCATGCCGGGGAGCGCGCGCTGAATGAGCTGTGCCCGGACGGCTTCAAGCACTACATGCAGAGCCTGCGTGTGGTGGACAAGCTGGAAAAGGACGGCCGGGGCCTGAATCTGACGTGGGAGGTGCGCAACGGCATCGTGACCCACACAAAGGGCACCTGGGCGGCAACGCCGGAAGGGCGCATCGTGCACATGGCGGATCAGATCGCCTATGTGAACCACGACATTGAGGACGCGGTGCGCGCCGGTGTGCTGGACCCGGCCACCCTGCCGAAGGACTGCACCGCCGTGCTGGGCCAGACAAAATCTGCCCGCATCACCACCATGATCAACAGTATCCTTGCCAACAGCGATGGGGATGTGAAGGTGGGCGCAGAGGAAAACGAAGCCTTCCTTGCGCTGCGGGATTTCATGTACGCTACCGTGTACGTGGACAAGACCGCCAAGCGGGAAGAGCAGAAGGTGGACAAGGTGATCGGGGAACTGTACGATTACTACCTGAACCATGTGGACCGGATGTCCAATTTTTACATCCAGCTGGCTTATCAGGAGGGCAGAGAACGTGCAGTGACTGATTACATCAGTGGCATGAGCGATGAATTTGCCATCCGCACTTTTGAGGAATTGTTTGTGCCCCGGAAGTGGCATGTCCTATAA